One window of the Geotrypetes seraphini chromosome 19, aGeoSer1.1, whole genome shotgun sequence genome contains the following:
- the RIC3 gene encoding protein RIC-3, whose translation MALSTFQKVATVSGLVLCISLLLPRAFVSRGKPIRQQEGTSGRFPSALHQKMAEGRSAGSPYPRPPLAEAMSKAKMSSGGARHSLVGQIIPIYGFGIFLYILYILFKLSSKGKTNKAERKSYSSSTENLKRKITDYELSQLQDKLRETEEAMEKIISRIGANCERAEPVSADQEQKLLEQLKEITRVMKEGKLFGGVSPEKEAEEAPYMQDQEGYPEETCPLYENADCCRGRFDTVLVDCSEIDQPSAEELAERMEVEEDEDNSYSEMLAGNPSKIHDSFRDEEDAKWATCSDWSQDLRWSQTVDKYPSYDHEDSDPAIQAENSGFGSDSCSDQDGHFDDGFCWDSEDEIEGEANNKAIQSHELGALRKRGRKGSELFFLLLLLGSIFSIV comes from the exons ATGGCCCTGTCGACTTTTCAGAAGGTGGCCACGGTCTCTGGCCTCGTTCTTTGCATCTCTCTGCTGCTCCCCAGGGCCTTTGTATCCAGAGGGAAGCCGATCAGGCAGCAGGAGG GGACTTCAGGTCGATTTCCATCAGCACTGCACCAGAAGATGGCGGAAGGCAGGTCTGCAGGCTCACCTTACCCCAGGCCCCCCTTGGCAGAGGCCATGTCCAAGGCAAAAATGAGCAGCGGAGGGGCCAGGCACAGTCTTGTAGGACAGATTATACCAATTTATGGATTTGGGATCTTTTTGTACATTTTGTacatcctttttaag CTTTCTTCCAAGGGAAAAACCAATAAAGCAGAAAGAAAGTCCTATTCATCTTCAACAGAGAACTTGAAGAGAAAAATAA CCGATTATGAGCTCAGCCAGCTGCAGGACAAACTAAGAGAAACCGAAGAAGCCATGGAAAAGATCATTAGTAGAATTGGAGCAAACTGCGAGAG GGCTGAACCTGTAAGTGCAGATCAAGAACAGAAATTGCTGGAACAGCTGAAGGAAATCACAAGAGTCATGAAGGAGGGTAAACTCTTTGGCGGTGTCTCCCCTGAGAAGGAGGCAGAAGAAGCTCCTTACATGCAGGACCAGGAAG GTTATCCAGAAGAAACATGCCCTCTCTatgaaaatgctgactgctgcagAGGCAGGTTTGACACAGTTCTTGTTGATTGCTCTGAAATAGATCAGCCATCTGCAGAGGAATTAGCAGAAAGGATGGAAGTTGAGGAAGATGAGGATAATTCATACAGTGAAATGTTAGCAGGGAATCCTAGCAAAATCCACGACAGCTTCAGGGATGAGGAGGATGCCAAGTGGGCCACCTGTAGTGATTGGAGTCAGGACCTCCGTTGGAGTCAGACGGTTGACAAGTACCCCAGTTATGACCATGAAGATAGTGATCCCGCCATCCAAGCCGAGAATTCTGGGTTCGGTTCAGACAGCTGCAGTGATCAAGATGGCCATTTCGATGATGGCTTCTGCTGGGATTCTGAAGATGAAATTGAAGGGGAAGCAAATAACAAAGCTATCCAAAGTCATGAACTGGGCGCGTTACGAAAACGCGGCAGAAAAGGatcagaattattttttttattgttattgttGGGGTCCATATTTAGCATAGTTTAA